In one window of Microbacterium dextranolyticum DNA:
- a CDS encoding S-ribosylhomocysteine lyase, with amino-acid sequence MAEIESFTLDHTAVLAPYVRRIGVERGPHGDAITNFDVRFTQPNVREMPTAAVHTIEHLLAGLLRDRIDGVIDISPFGCRTGFHLLMWGEPAVPDVVAALTGSLRFIADDAVETDVPAVSAVECGNYRDHSLHSAREWARVVLDEGISTDAFARVGV; translated from the coding sequence ATGGCAGAGATCGAGAGCTTCACGCTCGACCACACGGCGGTTCTTGCTCCGTACGTCCGGCGTATCGGGGTCGAGCGCGGCCCCCATGGCGACGCGATCACGAACTTCGACGTGCGCTTCACGCAGCCGAATGTCCGCGAGATGCCCACCGCTGCGGTGCACACGATCGAGCACCTGCTGGCCGGGCTGTTGCGCGACCGCATCGACGGCGTCATCGACATCTCCCCGTTCGGATGCCGCACCGGGTTCCATCTTCTGATGTGGGGCGAGCCCGCCGTTCCCGACGTCGTCGCCGCGCTGACCGGCAGCCTGCGCTTCATCGCCGATGACGCGGTCGAGACCGATGTCCCCGCGGTCTCGGCGGTCGAATGCGGCAACTACCGCGACCACTCGTTGCACTCCGCGCGGGAGTGGGCGAGGGTCGTGCTCGACGAGGGGATCTCGACCGACGCGTTCGCGCGCGTCGGCGTCTGA
- a CDS encoding barstar family protein, which yields MVESARFELDGRRVTGIASFYDELNRALMPNEEWTLGASLDALDDLLYGGIGELAEVTSPIIVMRHHERVREALGVAATRAYYLQKLSHPEVFHVERFRRQLAELDAGRGPTYFDTVCEVFAGHPNVRLVLD from the coding sequence GTGGTGGAGTCAGCGCGGTTCGAACTCGACGGTCGGCGGGTCACCGGCATCGCATCGTTCTACGACGAGCTCAATCGCGCGCTCATGCCGAACGAGGAATGGACGCTCGGCGCCAGCCTCGACGCCCTCGACGATCTCCTCTACGGCGGCATCGGCGAACTCGCCGAGGTGACGTCGCCGATCATCGTGATGAGGCATCACGAGCGGGTGCGAGAGGCCCTCGGCGTCGCCGCGACCCGCGCCTACTATCTGCAGAAGCTCTCGCACCCCGAGGTGTTCCACGTGGAACGCTTCCGCCGCCAGCTCGCCGAACTCGATGCCGGCCGAGGGCCGACGTACTTCGACACGGTGTGCGAGGTCTTCGCCGGACATCCGAACGTGCGCCTCGTCCTGGACTGA
- a CDS encoding low temperature requirement protein A, producing the protein MTSPARAVARLRLVPMQPRDPHEPHRAASTLELFFDLVFVVAVSTAAVQLHHALTEGHVVHGIGMFAIAFFAIWWAWMNFTWFATSFDTDDWLYRLLTIVQMSGVLVLAAGIPPMFEDDFRIAVAGYIVMRLAMVAQWLRASRHAGALRSTALRYAGGIALAQVLWIVALFLPREALLVAIIVLVCAELAVPVIAESARTTPWHPHHITERYGLFTLIVLGESLLTSANAIIEALHDTENVTPLIGVAALTLIVTASLWWIYFWPPHHSAIRGLRNSLGYGYGHYVILAAAAAFSAGIEVEIDVLQGKSHLHAPWASFAYTVPIAVFILGVWLVAIRRRADRIVNAVVPLGAMLVLIDPLIPVPIALTAVILVAVVAVLVWRTPKSTTANTPEVGAED; encoded by the coding sequence ATGACCTCTCCTGCACGCGCCGTCGCGCGGTTGCGCCTCGTGCCGATGCAGCCGCGCGATCCGCACGAGCCGCACCGCGCGGCATCCACACTCGAGCTCTTCTTCGACCTCGTCTTCGTCGTCGCCGTCAGCACGGCGGCGGTGCAGCTGCACCACGCCCTCACCGAGGGTCACGTCGTCCACGGCATCGGCATGTTCGCGATCGCGTTCTTCGCGATCTGGTGGGCATGGATGAACTTCACGTGGTTCGCCACGTCGTTCGACACCGACGACTGGCTCTACCGGCTGCTCACCATCGTGCAGATGAGCGGCGTGCTGGTGCTCGCGGCAGGCATCCCGCCCATGTTCGAGGACGACTTCCGCATCGCGGTCGCGGGCTACATCGTGATGCGCCTCGCGATGGTGGCGCAGTGGCTGCGAGCCTCACGGCATGCCGGTGCGCTCCGCTCGACGGCGCTTCGCTACGCGGGTGGGATCGCGCTCGCCCAGGTGCTGTGGATCGTGGCGCTGTTCCTGCCGAGAGAAGCGCTCCTCGTCGCGATCATCGTGCTCGTGTGCGCCGAGCTCGCGGTGCCCGTCATCGCGGAGAGTGCCCGCACGACGCCGTGGCATCCGCACCACATCACGGAACGGTACGGCCTGTTCACCCTCATCGTCCTGGGCGAGAGCCTGCTCACGTCGGCCAACGCGATCATCGAGGCCCTCCACGACACCGAGAACGTCACGCCCCTCATCGGCGTGGCCGCCCTGACGCTCATCGTCACGGCGTCGCTGTGGTGGATCTACTTCTGGCCGCCGCACCACTCGGCGATCCGGGGGCTGCGCAACTCGCTCGGGTACGGCTACGGTCACTACGTGATCCTCGCAGCGGCGGCGGCGTTCTCGGCGGGGATCGAGGTCGAGATCGACGTGCTGCAGGGCAAGAGCCACCTGCACGCGCCGTGGGCGTCGTTCGCGTATACCGTGCCGATCGCGGTGTTCATCCTCGGCGTCTGGCTCGTGGCCATCCGCCGTCGCGCCGATCGGATCGTCAACGCCGTCGTTCCCCTCGGCGCGATGCTCGTGCTGATCGACCCGCTGATCCCTGTGCCGATCGCCCTGACAGCGGTGATCCTCGTCGCCGTCGTCGCTGTGCTGGTGTGGCGGACGCCGAAGAGCACGACGGCGAACACCCCGGAGGTCGGCGCCGAGGACTGA
- a CDS encoding SDR family oxidoreductase yields MLETTPDPASDGPEPASSRSFGIDAPADAAVSIDPTDLEIALRVIAAAADLDHDDPAYIALRRQTGKLYKDVKRQSRREKRQRIADADRAVVAATATGAPDRIDDETRGIPLAARTAAPTAGELIKPRACYICKELYTTVDAFYHQLCPDCAAMSHAKRDARTDLTGRRALLTGGRAKIGMYIALRLLRDGAHTTITTRFPRDAVRRFSALPDSADWIHRLKIVGIDLRDPAQVIGLADAVAADGPLDILINNAAQTVRRSAGAYKPLVDAELAPLPNGPLPELLTFGHTNDAHPLALAQSVSSHPILAAAARTADELTAEAMAAGSSSLERLAAGTAIDAGGLVPDENHINSWTQSVDQVEPLEMLEVQLANMTAPFLLVSRLRPAMAASPARRKYIVNVSAMEGVFGRGYKGPGHPHTNMAKAALNMLTRTSAREMFETDRILMTAVDTGWITDERPHYTKVRLAEEGFHAPLDLVDGAARVYDPVVRGEAGEDLFGIFLKDYRKGAW; encoded by the coding sequence GTGCTCGAAACCACGCCCGACCCCGCTTCCGACGGCCCGGAGCCCGCCTCGTCGCGCTCGTTCGGTATCGACGCACCCGCCGATGCCGCCGTCTCGATCGACCCCACCGACCTCGAGATCGCGCTCCGCGTCATCGCGGCGGCCGCCGACCTCGACCACGACGATCCGGCCTACATCGCCCTCCGCCGGCAGACCGGCAAGCTCTACAAGGACGTGAAGCGGCAGTCCCGCCGGGAGAAGCGGCAGCGCATCGCCGACGCCGACCGGGCGGTCGTCGCCGCGACCGCCACCGGAGCACCGGACCGCATCGACGACGAGACCCGAGGCATCCCGCTCGCTGCGCGCACCGCCGCGCCGACCGCCGGCGAGCTCATCAAGCCGCGCGCCTGCTACATCTGCAAAGAGCTCTACACGACCGTCGACGCGTTCTACCACCAGCTGTGCCCCGACTGCGCGGCGATGAGTCACGCCAAGCGCGACGCGCGCACCGACCTCACCGGTCGGCGGGCACTGCTCACCGGAGGACGTGCCAAGATCGGCATGTACATCGCGCTGCGACTGCTGCGCGACGGGGCGCACACCACGATCACGACCCGGTTCCCCCGCGACGCGGTGCGACGGTTCTCGGCTCTGCCCGACAGCGCGGACTGGATCCACCGCCTCAAGATCGTCGGCATCGACCTGCGCGACCCCGCGCAGGTGATCGGGCTCGCGGATGCCGTGGCCGCCGACGGTCCCCTCGACATCCTCATCAACAACGCCGCCCAGACGGTCCGCCGCTCTGCCGGCGCCTACAAGCCGCTCGTCGACGCCGAGCTCGCTCCGCTGCCGAACGGGCCGCTCCCCGAGCTGCTCACGTTCGGTCACACGAACGACGCCCACCCGCTGGCCCTGGCGCAGTCGGTGTCGAGCCATCCGATCCTCGCCGCGGCCGCACGGACGGCCGACGAGCTGACGGCCGAGGCCATGGCCGCCGGGTCATCGTCGCTCGAGCGGCTCGCCGCGGGCACCGCGATCGACGCCGGCGGTCTCGTGCCCGACGAGAACCACATCAACAGCTGGACGCAATCGGTCGACCAGGTCGAGCCGCTCGAGATGCTCGAGGTGCAGCTGGCCAACATGACGGCGCCGTTCTTGCTCGTCTCACGCCTGCGCCCCGCGATGGCGGCGTCGCCTGCGCGGCGGAAGTACATCGTCAACGTATCCGCGATGGAGGGGGTCTTCGGTCGCGGGTACAAGGGGCCCGGGCATCCGCACACCAACATGGCCAAGGCCGCGCTGAACATGCTCACCCGCACGAGCGCCCGCGAGATGTTCGAGACCGACCGCATCCTGATGACGGCCGTCGACACCGGCTGGATCACCGACGAGCGCCCGCACTACACGAAGGTCCGACTCGCGGAAGAGGGGTTCCACGCACCGCTCGACCTCGTCGACGGTGCCGCGCGCGTGTACGACCCGGTCGTCCGAGGCGAGGCCGGCGAAGACCTCTTCGGCATCTTCCTCAAGGACTACCGCAAGGGCGCCTGGTGA
- a CDS encoding NUDIX hydrolase — protein sequence MTAKGPTAPASPSSGEREIHVSAARILDASGRLLLVRKAGTTAFMQPGGKPEPGETPLQTLVRELHEELGLRIDPDTAEPLGRYRAAAANEAGFAVVADVFRVDIGDQEPVIDAEIEELRWVTRAEASDLEVAPLAATYFLPER from the coding sequence ATCACCGCAAAGGGTCCGACGGCTCCCGCTTCCCCGTCCTCGGGCGAGCGCGAGATCCACGTCTCGGCAGCGCGCATCCTGGACGCATCGGGGCGCCTCCTGCTCGTCCGCAAGGCCGGGACGACGGCGTTCATGCAGCCCGGGGGCAAGCCCGAGCCCGGCGAGACGCCCCTGCAGACTCTCGTGCGTGAGTTGCACGAGGAGCTCGGTCTGCGCATCGACCCGGATACGGCGGAACCGCTCGGGCGTTACCGTGCAGCAGCCGCCAACGAGGCGGGCTTCGCTGTCGTCGCCGACGTGTTCCGCGTCGACATCGGTGACCAGGAGCCCGTGATCGACGCCGAGATCGAAGAGCTCCGCTGGGTGACTCGCGCCGAGGCGTCCGACCTCGAGGTCGCCCCGCTCGCGGCGACGTACTTCCTGCCCGAGCGCTGA
- a CDS encoding HAD-IA family hydrolase codes for MTPSPQSPRPRPRSPLMRRDPAALGIPQAALLALADRLAEESLDPHALLIARGGDVAFETAWAPYALDRPALVYSASKTYTALAIGYLADERRLRLDDSAGMLLGLPDPHGITVRHLLTMNTGHTGAQIEAIGMDPARLLATGPSHAPGTFFAYNSPASHALSAIVTAVTGERMTDYLRPRLLDPLGIGERWMDSVDGIQTGASGFHLTVDDLTRTATMLGAGGVFRGTQVASDWFIEEMTRPWSNTAAFDGPVAAAGEVNDWALGYGYQVWRSRHGFRLDGAAGQFALVVPELDLTIAYQGATLDTQATLRAFWAFVDAVGVASVAGEAADASEGIYASELPAAGDPAPDTWSSRERLTIMTEASFEADGLMLSDAGDGWTLALPGVGTLPVSDAWTAARLSRGDALSAPSSRPEAVADPAADDLRLAARGEQRSDGSVLVHVVDTTSPHRVIVIREADGSLRAGWHIPPIGGGWEVLRVPSVVTRRLARSSALLLDMDGTLVDSHAVVERLWTQWSIDHGIDPAYTLSIIHGRQGQESMALLLPDRPPEVTIAENRELLAAETAQTEGVVAIAGAGALLEGLKTLPHALVTSATRALADARMEAAGIRMPAVAVTAEDVVRSKPDPEGFLAAARRLGVEPADAIVVEDSANGIAAGLAAGMRVIGIGPHAAAAGPTWTVPDATAIHVQDDGDGGIRLTLD; via the coding sequence ATGACTCCCTCGCCGCAGTCCCCCCGCCCCCGTCCGCGCTCCCCGCTCATGCGGCGCGATCCCGCTGCGCTCGGCATCCCGCAGGCCGCACTGCTCGCGCTCGCCGATCGGCTCGCCGAAGAAAGCCTCGACCCGCATGCGCTGCTCATCGCGCGCGGCGGTGATGTCGCCTTCGAGACGGCCTGGGCGCCGTACGCGCTCGACCGCCCCGCGCTCGTCTACTCGGCGTCCAAGACCTACACGGCCCTCGCGATCGGCTACCTCGCCGACGAGCGACGGCTGAGACTCGACGACTCGGCGGGCATGCTGCTGGGCCTGCCGGATCCGCACGGGATCACGGTGCGTCACCTGCTGACGATGAACACCGGCCACACGGGTGCGCAGATCGAGGCGATCGGCATGGACCCCGCGCGACTGCTCGCCACCGGGCCGTCGCATGCGCCGGGAACGTTCTTCGCCTACAACTCTCCGGCCAGCCACGCGCTCTCCGCCATCGTCACGGCCGTCACCGGCGAGAGAATGACCGACTATCTGCGCCCGCGGCTTCTCGACCCCCTCGGAATCGGCGAGCGATGGATGGATTCCGTCGATGGCATACAGACCGGGGCGTCGGGGTTCCACCTCACCGTCGACGACCTCACCCGAACCGCGACGATGCTCGGCGCCGGTGGTGTCTTCCGTGGCACCCAGGTCGCCTCCGACTGGTTCATCGAGGAGATGACTCGGCCGTGGTCGAACACCGCGGCCTTCGACGGACCCGTTGCCGCCGCCGGCGAGGTGAACGATTGGGCCCTCGGATATGGCTACCAGGTGTGGCGCAGCCGCCACGGCTTCCGCCTCGACGGAGCCGCCGGGCAGTTCGCCCTGGTGGTCCCCGAGCTCGATCTCACGATCGCCTATCAGGGGGCGACGCTCGACACCCAGGCCACCCTGCGGGCGTTCTGGGCCTTCGTCGACGCCGTCGGAGTCGCATCGGTCGCCGGCGAGGCGGCGGATGCCTCGGAGGGCATATATGCCTCTGAGCTGCCAGCCGCCGGCGATCCGGCGCCCGACACCTGGTCGTCTCGCGAGCGCCTGACGATCATGACCGAGGCATCCTTCGAGGCCGACGGCCTCATGCTCAGCGATGCGGGCGATGGCTGGACGCTAGCGCTGCCGGGCGTCGGCACGCTGCCGGTGTCGGATGCCTGGACCGCAGCCCGGCTCTCGCGCGGCGATGCGCTCTCAGCACCCAGCTCGAGGCCCGAAGCCGTCGCCGACCCGGCGGCGGATGACCTGCGACTGGCCGCTCGAGGTGAGCAGCGCTCCGACGGCTCCGTCCTCGTCCACGTCGTCGACACCACGTCGCCGCACCGGGTGATCGTGATCCGCGAGGCGGACGGTTCGCTGCGGGCGGGATGGCACATCCCGCCGATCGGCGGCGGGTGGGAGGTGCTCCGGGTTCCCTCCGTCGTCACGCGACGCCTCGCGCGGTCATCCGCGCTGCTGCTCGACATGGACGGGACGCTCGTCGACTCGCACGCCGTCGTCGAGCGGCTCTGGACGCAGTGGTCGATCGACCACGGCATCGATCCGGCGTACACGCTCTCGATCATCCACGGGCGCCAGGGCCAGGAGTCGATGGCTCTGCTGCTGCCGGACCGGCCGCCCGAGGTCACTATCGCCGAGAACCGTGAGCTGCTCGCCGCCGAGACCGCTCAGACCGAGGGCGTCGTGGCGATCGCCGGAGCGGGGGCCCTGCTCGAGGGACTCAAGACGCTGCCGCACGCCCTGGTGACCTCGGCGACCCGGGCGCTGGCCGACGCGAGGATGGAGGCCGCCGGCATCCGCATGCCCGCCGTCGCCGTCACCGCCGAGGACGTCGTGCGCAGCAAGCCCGACCCCGAGGGGTTCCTCGCCGCCGCCCGTCGACTCGGAGTCGAGCCCGCGGACGCGATCGTCGTCGAGGACTCGGCCAACGGCATCGCCGCCGGCCTCGCTGCGGGCATGCGCGTGATCGGCATCGGACCGCACGCCGCAGCCGCCGGCCCGACCTGGACGGTGCCGGATGCCACGGCCATCCATGTCCAGGACGACGGCGACGGGGGCATCCGCCTCACCCTCGACTGA
- a CDS encoding SDR family oxidoreductase yields the protein MPESLTGRVAAVTGAASGIGLACARRLHRAGATVVLIDRAEDALAEACAQLGDGAFSLCVDLLDGTQVDSLLEGILSVAGGLDIFHANAGAYVGGSIAEGDPDAWEVVLNLNVSAAFRSVRAVLPHLIAQGTGDIVMTSSVAGVVPIVGEPVYTASKFAVTSFVHALRRQVAPQGVRVGNVAPGPVLTPLLGDWSPAELRAAVEKGAVMAADEVAEAVLFMVTRPAGVTVRDLVILPTALDV from the coding sequence ATGCCCGAATCGCTGACCGGCAGGGTCGCCGCGGTCACCGGCGCGGCGTCGGGCATCGGTCTGGCATGCGCGCGACGACTGCATCGGGCGGGCGCGACGGTAGTGCTGATCGACCGCGCGGAAGACGCGCTCGCCGAGGCGTGTGCGCAGCTGGGCGACGGTGCGTTCTCGCTCTGCGTGGACCTCCTCGACGGGACGCAGGTCGATTCTCTGCTCGAGGGCATCCTCTCGGTGGCCGGCGGCCTCGACATCTTCCACGCCAACGCCGGCGCCTACGTCGGCGGGTCGATCGCCGAGGGCGACCCCGACGCGTGGGAGGTCGTGCTGAACCTCAATGTCAGCGCAGCCTTCCGCTCGGTGCGAGCCGTGCTCCCTCACCTCATCGCCCAGGGAACGGGCGACATCGTCATGACGAGCTCAGTCGCCGGCGTCGTTCCGATCGTGGGCGAGCCGGTGTACACGGCATCCAAGTTCGCCGTCACCTCGTTCGTGCACGCGCTCCGCCGGCAGGTCGCACCCCAGGGAGTGCGCGTCGGGAACGTCGCGCCCGGCCCCGTGCTGACGCCGCTTCTCGGGGACTGGTCGCCGGCCGAGCTGCGCGCGGCCGTGGAGAAGGGTGCGGTCATGGCCGCGGACGAGGTCGCCGAGGCGGTGCTGTTCATGGTCACGCGCCCTGCGGGGGTCACCGTCCGCGACCTCGTGATCCTGCCGACGGCGCTCGACGTGTGA
- a CDS encoding DUF808 domain-containing protein, with protein sequence MSVGLLAVVDDILSAALKASAKSAGVVIDDAAVTPQYVQGLSPARELPVVGRIALGSLANKFLIIIPVAMLLTAFAPWVLPWLLIVGGAYLCFEGAEKVLEWFGFHHGGEEDEGGRDEKRLVLGAVRTDLILSTEIMLIGLSNIDEGLDFWPRLAVLAVIALAMTGVVYGAVALLVKIDDIGLRMAKNPSARVRHTGMRIVRSMPAVFRVISIIGTVAMLWVGGHLVLANLGEVGWHAPLDLLHAVEHALEPAGAVVVWLGETAVSAVAGLALGLVIVGITLVIGKAFGKSLSFNEGHRAPVAVAEPHDETD encoded by the coding sequence ATGTCCGTAGGTCTCCTCGCCGTCGTCGACGACATCCTGAGCGCCGCACTCAAGGCATCCGCCAAGTCCGCCGGCGTCGTGATCGACGACGCGGCGGTCACGCCCCAGTACGTGCAGGGGCTGAGCCCCGCGCGCGAGCTGCCGGTCGTCGGGCGGATTGCGCTGGGGTCGCTCGCGAACAAATTCCTGATCATCATCCCGGTGGCGATGCTTCTCACGGCCTTCGCGCCGTGGGTGCTGCCCTGGCTGCTGATCGTCGGCGGCGCGTACCTCTGCTTCGAGGGCGCCGAAAAGGTGCTGGAGTGGTTCGGCTTCCACCACGGCGGGGAGGAGGACGAGGGCGGACGCGACGAGAAGCGCCTCGTCCTGGGCGCGGTGCGCACCGACCTCATCCTGTCGACCGAGATCATGCTGATCGGACTGTCGAACATCGATGAAGGTCTGGACTTCTGGCCGCGGCTGGCCGTGCTCGCCGTGATCGCCCTCGCGATGACCGGTGTCGTCTACGGCGCGGTCGCCCTCCTGGTGAAGATCGACGACATCGGGCTGCGGATGGCGAAGAATCCGTCGGCGCGGGTGCGCCACACCGGCATGCGGATCGTGCGGTCGATGCCGGCGGTGTTCCGGGTGATCTCGATCATCGGCACGGTCGCGATGCTGTGGGTCGGCGGGCACCTCGTGCTGGCGAACCTCGGCGAGGTCGGATGGCACGCGCCCCTGGACCTGCTGCACGCCGTCGAGCACGCGCTCGAGCCCGCCGGAGCCGTGGTCGTCTGGCTCGGCGAGACAGCCGTCTCCGCTGTCGCCGGGCTCGCCCTGGGGCTCGTGATCGTGGGGATCACGCTCGTGATCGGCAAGGCCTTCGGCAAGAGCCTCAGCTTCAACGAGGGCCATCGGGCGCCCGTCGCGGTCGCTGAGCCGCACGACGAGACCGACTGA
- a CDS encoding FadR/GntR family transcriptional regulator: protein MSDLSDSWTARPAGARVGAVEYVLRDLREAIESGVVRVGDRLPSEQALAARYGVSRTVVREVLRVLETQGMTVTRTGRGTFVAAAEPARELTFGEYSAAHLMEARPHIEVASAGLAAVRRTEEQIGLLQDLQERMEAEQDPQSWVELDSELHAAIAAASGNPVFGDVLEHIRSALVHQSSVINLTPGRRVRSDSEHRAIIAAIARGSVAEAEDSMAFHLDQVKEVLLGITVLDERR, encoded by the coding sequence ATGAGTGACCTGTCAGACAGCTGGACCGCCCGCCCTGCGGGCGCGCGTGTGGGCGCGGTCGAGTACGTTCTGCGCGATCTGCGCGAGGCGATCGAGTCCGGCGTGGTCCGGGTCGGCGACCGGCTGCCGTCCGAGCAGGCGCTGGCTGCCCGGTACGGCGTCTCGCGCACCGTGGTCCGCGAGGTGCTCCGGGTGCTCGAGACCCAGGGGATGACGGTCACGCGCACAGGGCGCGGCACGTTCGTCGCGGCGGCCGAGCCGGCCCGCGAGCTGACGTTCGGCGAGTACTCGGCGGCCCACCTCATGGAGGCGCGACCGCACATCGAGGTCGCATCGGCGGGCCTTGCCGCCGTCCGTCGCACCGAGGAGCAGATCGGACTGCTGCAAGACCTGCAGGAGCGGATGGAAGCCGAGCAGGACCCGCAGAGCTGGGTGGAGCTGGATTCCGAGCTCCACGCCGCCATCGCCGCGGCATCCGGCAACCCGGTCTTCGGAGACGTGCTCGAGCACATCCGATCCGCGCTCGTGCACCAGTCCAGCGTGATCAACCTCACGCCCGGTCGACGTGTCCGGTCCGACAGCGAGCATCGCGCGATCATCGCCGCGATCGCGCGAGGATCGGTCGCCGAGGCGGAGGACAGCATGGCTTTCCACCTCGACCAGGTGAAGGAGGTCCTGCTCGGCATCACCGTGCTCGACGAACGGCGCTGA
- a CDS encoding amino acid permease: MTDTASSTPGMDPADRRESARELSADRTEAVQDFSSEDAGYHKTLKPRQIQMIAIGGAIGTGLFMGAGGRLASSGPALILVYAVCGFFAFLILRALGELVLHRPSSGSFVSSAREFYGEKLAFGAGWMYFLNWAMTSIVDVTAVALYVKFWAQYWQPLQEIPQWLIALVALVVVLSLNLVSLKLFGEMEFWFALIKVAALVIFLIVGTCFLIFGGATDVGATGFSVFADDGGLFPMGFVAPLLAISGVVFAYAAIELVGTAAGETAHPEKVMPKAINTVVIRIAVFYVGSILLLSLLLPFSTYEAGQSPFVTFFSHIGSPETGAIAGSVMNFVVLTAALSSLNAGLYSTGRILRSMSVNGSAPSFTARMSKNGVPYGGILLTAIITLAGVGINALWPSQAFEIVLEVSALGIIGGWATIILCQLKLVKWAKEGHLTRPSFRLFGAPYTSYLTLAFLAFVLVTMGFSDTGRWVLASLVVLIPALIIGWYAARGKIYAAAREREGFTGIHPVVAARASAEALRTKE, from the coding sequence ATGACTGACACCGCCAGCTCCACCCCCGGGATGGATCCCGCAGACCGCCGCGAGAGCGCGCGCGAACTCTCCGCCGACCGCACCGAAGCCGTACAGGACTTCTCGAGTGAGGATGCCGGCTATCACAAGACCCTCAAACCGCGTCAGATCCAGATGATCGCCATCGGCGGCGCGATCGGCACCGGCCTGTTCATGGGCGCCGGCGGCCGTCTCGCCTCGAGCGGTCCGGCGCTGATCCTCGTATACGCCGTCTGCGGCTTCTTCGCGTTCCTGATCCTCCGCGCGCTCGGCGAGCTCGTCCTGCACCGCCCGTCGTCGGGCTCGTTCGTCTCGTCCGCCCGCGAGTTCTACGGCGAGAAGCTCGCCTTCGGCGCGGGGTGGATGTACTTCCTCAACTGGGCGATGACCTCGATCGTCGACGTCACCGCCGTCGCTCTGTACGTGAAGTTCTGGGCGCAGTACTGGCAGCCGCTGCAAGAGATCCCCCAGTGGCTCATCGCCCTCGTCGCCCTCGTCGTGGTGCTCTCGCTCAACCTCGTCAGCCTGAAGCTGTTCGGTGAGATGGAGTTCTGGTTCGCGCTCATCAAGGTCGCGGCCCTCGTCATCTTCCTCATCGTGGGCACCTGCTTCCTCATCTTCGGCGGTGCCACGGATGTCGGTGCCACCGGGTTCAGCGTCTTCGCCGACGACGGCGGCCTCTTCCCGATGGGGTTCGTCGCCCCGCTCCTCGCGATCTCGGGCGTCGTGTTCGCCTACGCGGCCATCGAGCTGGTCGGAACCGCGGCAGGTGAGACTGCACATCCCGAGAAGGTCATGCCGAAGGCGATCAACACCGTCGTCATCCGCATCGCCGTCTTCTACGTCGGATCGATCCTGCTGCTGTCGCTGCTGCTGCCGTTCAGCACCTACGAGGCGGGCCAGTCACCGTTCGTGACCTTCTTCTCCCACATCGGTTCGCCCGAGACCGGCGCCATCGCAGGGTCGGTCATGAATTTCGTCGTCCTGACCGCCGCGCTCTCGTCGCTCAACGCCGGCCTGTACTCCACCGGCCGCATCCTCCGCTCGATGTCGGTGAACGGCTCCGCGCCGTCGTTCACGGCGCGGATGAGCAAGAACGGCGTCCCGTACGGCGGCATCCTGCTGACGGCGATCATCACGCTCGCCGGTGTCGGGATCAACGCGCTGTGGCCCTCGCAGGCGTTCGAGATCGTGCTCGAGGTGTCGGCGCTCGGCATCATCGGCGGCTGGGCGACGATCATCCTCTGCCAGCTCAAGCTGGTGAAGTGGGCGAAGGAGGGCCACCTCACGCGCCCGTCGTTCCGTCTCTTCGGCGCGCCCTACACGTCGTACCTCACGCTCGCTTTCCTGGCGTTCGTCCTGGTCACGATGGGCTTCTCCGACACAGGGCGCTGGGTGCTGGCGTCCCTCGTCGTGCTGATCCCGGCGCTCATCATCGGGTGGTACGCCGCGCGCGGCAAGATCTACGCCGCCGCCCGCGAGCGCGAGGGCTTCACGGGCATCCACCCGGTCGTCGCGGCACGCGCGTCGGCCGAGGCTCTCCGCACGAAGGAGTGA